The following coding sequences lie in one Pseudomonadota bacterium genomic window:
- a CDS encoding Hsp70 family protein: protein MGLAVGIDLGTTNSCVAVVQGGHAHVVEDLDGKPIQPSVISFLTNGEVVAGHEAKARQIVDPPNTVYSFKRLIGRDLNSPQIQAVVRDLPYEVGEGPGGVPVVRPTSGREVSLPEISAMMLRHLREMTCEVLDREISDAVITVPANFNDVQRSSTKVAGRIAGFNVLRILNEPTAAALAYGLGGSKAERIAVYDFGGGTFDITIIELQDEVYEVLSTAGDTFLGGDDFDATIVEEMRGQFLRDHRYDLSEEQVAFQRVRTVAERVKCQLSSLDEVQATLREIAFGPGGRGIDFQFSLTRARLEGLVAPLVERSLKTCEEALKLAKLDRSALDNVILVGGSTRVPLVRRRVEEFFGQRPLTDINPDEVVAIGAAIHAFSLTGEELPADVVMKKRAGGGAGEPIAPITLKAQQLPPRTPAQQAAQKPAPLPRPYAAFPENKPESTQRTVLGLPKPPPPPPRATEAAEVDEPFGDLPALKAEEFDDFGSLDFDLPAPKKPPPFREDSRGPAPEAVFEGAMPDLGPPELEPPRIEPPPRELDTIAGEREPVALPADEDRRSYAVPSSKGAVSTLLLDVTPRALGVATAGGYCDRIIERNAPIPIEQSRLFSTSTENQTEVLIDVYQGESRRVEENAKLGNVVLAGIRATTRGEVKIRVTFEIDTDGILRVSARNEETGEAQRTEIHLTGGLSENQVADLVAKYAKS from the coding sequence ATGGGACTCGCCGTCGGCATCGATCTCGGGACCACGAACTCGTGCGTTGCGGTCGTGCAGGGCGGCCACGCGCACGTGGTCGAGGACCTGGACGGCAAGCCGATCCAGCCGTCCGTGATCTCGTTCCTGACGAACGGCGAGGTGGTCGCGGGGCACGAGGCGAAGGCGCGGCAGATCGTCGATCCGCCCAACACCGTCTACTCGTTCAAGCGGCTGATCGGGCGCGATCTCAACTCGCCGCAGATCCAGGCCGTCGTGCGGGATCTCCCGTACGAGGTGGGGGAGGGACCCGGCGGCGTGCCGGTCGTCCGCCCCACGAGCGGGCGCGAGGTCAGCCTGCCGGAGATCTCCGCGATGATGCTCCGGCACCTGCGCGAGATGACCTGCGAGGTGCTCGACCGCGAGATCAGCGACGCCGTCATCACCGTGCCCGCGAACTTCAACGACGTCCAGCGCTCGTCCACGAAGGTGGCCGGCCGGATCGCGGGCTTCAACGTCCTGCGGATACTGAACGAGCCGACCGCCGCCGCGCTCGCCTACGGGCTCGGCGGCAGCAAGGCGGAGCGCATCGCGGTGTACGACTTCGGCGGGGGCACCTTCGACATCACGATCATCGAGCTGCAGGACGAGGTGTACGAGGTGCTCTCCACGGCCGGCGACACGTTCCTCGGCGGCGACGACTTCGACGCCACGATAGTCGAGGAGATGCGCGGGCAGTTCCTGCGCGACCACAGGTACGATCTCTCCGAGGAGCAGGTCGCGTTCCAGCGCGTGCGCACCGTCGCCGAGCGCGTCAAGTGCCAGCTCTCGTCGCTCGACGAGGTCCAGGCCACGCTCCGGGAGATCGCGTTCGGTCCGGGCGGCCGGGGGATCGACTTCCAGTTCTCGCTGACGCGCGCCCGGCTCGAGGGGCTCGTCGCGCCGCTCGTGGAGCGGAGCCTCAAGACGTGCGAGGAGGCGCTCAAGCTGGCGAAGCTGGATCGCTCGGCGCTCGACAACGTGATCCTCGTCGGCGGATCGACACGGGTGCCGCTCGTGCGCCGGCGCGTCGAGGAGTTCTTCGGCCAGCGGCCGCTCACCGACATCAACCCGGACGAGGTCGTCGCGATCGGCGCGGCGATCCACGCGTTCTCGCTCACGGGCGAGGAGCTCCCGGCAGACGTCGTGATGAAGAAGAGGGCGGGCGGGGGCGCAGGCGAGCCGATCGCGCCCATCACCCTGAAGGCCCAGCAGCTCCCGCCGCGCACGCCGGCACAGCAGGCCGCGCAGAAGCCGGCGCCGCTCCCGAGACCGTACGCGGCGTTTCCGGAGAACAAGCCCGAGTCGACGCAGCGCACGGTGTTGGGCCTGCCGAAGCCGCCGCCGCCACCGCCGCGCGCGACCGAGGCGGCGGAGGTCGACGAGCCGTTCGGCGATCTGCCTGCCCTCAAGGCCGAGGAGTTCGACGATTTCGGCTCGCTCGACTTCGATCTCCCGGCGCCGAAGAAGCCCCCGCCGTTCCGCGAGGACTCGCGCGGGCCCGCGCCCGAGGCGGTGTTCGAAGGCGCGATGCCGGACCTGGGGCCCCCGGAGCTCGAGCCCCCGCGGATCGAGCCGCCGCCGCGCGAGCTGGACACCATCGCCGGCGAGAGGGAGCCTGTCGCGCTGCCTGCGGACGAGGACCGGCGATCCTACGCCGTGCCGTCCTCCAAGGGTGCGGTGTCGACGCTGCTGCTCGACGTGACCCCGCGCGCGCTCGGCGTCGCCACGGCCGGGGGCTACTGCGACAGGATCATCGAGCGCAACGCGCCGATCCCGATCGAGCAGTCGCGGCTGTTCTCCACGTCGACCGAGAACCAGACCGAGGTGCTCATCGACGTGTACCAGGGCGAGTCGCGGCGCGTGGAGGAGAACGCGAAGCTCGGCAACGTCGTGCTCGCGGGGATTCGCGCGACCACGCGCGGCGAGGTCAAGATCCGCGTGACCTTCGAGATAGACACCGACGGCATCCTCCGCGTCTCCGCCCGGAACGAGGAGACCGGAGAGGCCCAGCGGACCGAGATCCACCTGACCGGCGGCCTGAGCGAGAACCAGGTGGCCGATCTCGTGGCGAAGTACGCCAAGTCGTGA
- the fni gene encoding type 2 isopentenyl-diphosphate Delta-isomerase — protein MTSPSEQRKRDHLSLCASGEVAFKDKTTLFEQVHLVHRALPELAVDDVDLSTRFGVVELAAPLWIGAMTGGAAGARELNVELAQLAREMRIGLCLGSMRPMLDDPARKADFAVRDAAGGTLVLGNIGATAIAAHGPAKVLDALADIGADGIGVHLNPMMELIQPGGDRDFRGALDGIAALVEAAGDDLVVFVKETGCGLAWQDGEALKRIGVTRVETAGAGGTSWVGVEASRASGREARLGRELWDWGIPTAVSTAWMVDLGLEVVASGGVRTGLDAAKALALGASLVAIAAPLVQARAEGGFNAMRDLLGDVVTGLRYSMLGCGAANLAALRHVPRVLDAELACWIESGWNKR, from the coding sequence GTGACCTCGCCGAGCGAGCAGCGGAAGCGCGATCACCTCTCCCTGTGCGCCTCCGGCGAGGTGGCGTTCAAGGACAAGACCACGCTGTTCGAGCAGGTTCACCTCGTGCACCGCGCGCTGCCGGAGCTCGCGGTCGACGACGTCGACCTCTCGACCCGGTTCGGCGTGGTGGAGCTCGCCGCGCCGCTCTGGATCGGCGCGATGACCGGCGGCGCCGCCGGGGCCCGCGAGCTGAACGTCGAGCTCGCGCAGCTCGCCCGGGAGATGCGCATCGGCCTGTGCCTCGGCAGCATGCGCCCGATGCTGGACGATCCCGCCCGAAAGGCCGACTTCGCGGTGCGCGACGCGGCCGGCGGCACGCTCGTGCTGGGCAACATCGGGGCTACGGCGATCGCTGCGCACGGTCCCGCCAAGGTGCTCGACGCCCTCGCCGACATCGGCGCGGACGGGATCGGCGTCCACCTGAACCCGATGATGGAGCTGATCCAGCCGGGCGGCGATCGCGACTTCCGCGGCGCGCTCGACGGCATCGCCGCGCTCGTCGAGGCCGCGGGCGACGATCTCGTCGTGTTCGTCAAGGAGACCGGGTGCGGCCTCGCGTGGCAGGACGGCGAGGCGCTCAAGCGGATCGGCGTGACGCGCGTCGAGACCGCCGGCGCCGGGGGCACGTCATGGGTGGGCGTCGAGGCGTCCCGCGCCTCCGGCCGCGAGGCGCGGCTCGGCAGGGAGCTCTGGGACTGGGGCATCCCGACGGCGGTTTCGACCGCGTGGATGGTCGATCTCGGGCTCGAGGTCGTCGCGTCCGGCGGGGTGCGCACGGGGCTGGATGCGGCCAAGGCGCTCGCGCTCGGCGCATCGCTCGTCGCGATCGCCGCGCCGCTCGTCCAGGCCCGCGCCGAGGGCGGCTTCAACGCGATGCGGGATCTCCTCGGCGACGTCGTCACCGGACTCAGGTACTCCATGCTCGGCTGCGGTGCCGCGAACCTCGCCGCGCTCCGGCACGTCCCCCGCGTGCTCGACGCCGAGCTCGCCTGCTGGATCGAGAGCGGCTGGAACAAGCGATGA
- a CDS encoding transglycosylase SLT domain-containing protein has product MGKPLLAAACAWLLGAAGCEIANRPCEPDPLRTGITIEWSGIPVDRTDCQILRFTEEYGEPDAMIFKAIIDIESNFEHDAVGCPNLPCGIPEGWTEPECRCFGLMQVVPACGGSVADLGRLANGHPNMTTEPSSPGWATSIFNPEINVELGIRAVAANRQRMMEEFAGCTEEQYTLMAIGEYNSYSTTQSCTEINSGYVEAVLEAYYLYAAAAGWPERAY; this is encoded by the coding sequence ATGGGAAAGCCGCTGCTCGCCGCCGCCTGCGCCTGGCTCCTGGGGGCGGCCGGCTGCGAGATCGCGAACCGCCCGTGCGAGCCGGATCCGCTGCGCACGGGGATCACCATCGAGTGGAGCGGGATCCCGGTGGACCGTACCGACTGCCAGATCCTCAGGTTCACGGAGGAGTACGGCGAGCCCGACGCGATGATCTTCAAGGCGATCATCGACATCGAGTCGAACTTCGAGCACGACGCCGTCGGCTGCCCGAACCTGCCGTGCGGCATCCCGGAGGGCTGGACCGAGCCGGAGTGCCGCTGCTTCGGCCTCATGCAGGTCGTGCCGGCGTGCGGCGGGTCGGTCGCCGATCTCGGCCGGCTCGCGAACGGGCACCCGAACATGACGACCGAGCCGAGCTCGCCCGGCTGGGCGACCTCGATCTTCAACCCCGAGATCAACGTCGAGCTCGGGATCCGCGCGGTGGCGGCCAACCGCCAGCGGATGATGGAGGAGTTCGCCGGCTGCACCGAGGAGCAGTACACGCTGATGGCGATCGGTGAGTACAACTCCTACTCCACCACGCAGAGCTGCACGGAGATCAACTCCGGGTACGTCGAGGCGGTGCTCGAGGCGTACTACCTGTACGCGGCCGCGGCGGGCTGGCCCGAGCGGGCGTACTGA
- a CDS encoding NFACT family protein gives MSLSAAEIGSVVARWRRDLTGAFVRRAISPVAEDRIALELYGVSGEAFAEIVTSTGACRLCRIAAKPKAAERPHPFVMLLRREAVGLRIEDVRQIGGDRVVAIDLAGDARRGSLVCELLSRHGNLFWIGEGGAIAGSFHPNRSHLRTLVPGSPYEPPRPHPAATEAVQRFADDERLEESIALHYAQREALESEGAERKRLGGAVRRFAARLEKLAGKVARDLERTAEGRRLQDSAHVLQANLGRVPKGASSVSLEDFEGRPIVVPLDPARSAVENMTRLFEKAKRLKGATPRIEERAQRIAWELEALARFAEEIGRADGPALEAVRVEIARSFPAIVPASRTARRKDPERSPFHELAIAAGRVARVGRSAADNDTLTLRFARPDDLWLHVRGGAGSHVVVPLGRGEEPTPEMLVDAAHLAAFFSKSKDREDVEVTYTRRRYVQKPKGAPPGSVRLLREKTIFLRIEPDRLARLLDREPG, from the coding sequence ATGTCCCTGAGCGCGGCCGAGATAGGTTCGGTCGTGGCGCGCTGGCGCCGCGATCTCACAGGCGCATTCGTCCGCCGGGCGATCTCGCCCGTCGCGGAGGACAGGATCGCGCTCGAGCTCTACGGGGTTTCGGGCGAGGCGTTCGCCGAGATCGTCACCTCCACCGGCGCGTGCCGCCTCTGCCGGATCGCCGCGAAGCCGAAGGCCGCGGAGCGCCCGCACCCTTTCGTGATGCTGCTGCGGCGCGAGGCGGTCGGGCTCCGGATAGAGGACGTGCGCCAGATCGGCGGCGATCGCGTGGTCGCGATCGATCTCGCCGGGGACGCCCGGCGGGGGTCGCTCGTGTGCGAGCTGCTCTCGCGCCACGGGAACCTGTTCTGGATAGGCGAGGGCGGCGCCATCGCGGGATCCTTCCACCCGAACCGCTCGCACCTGCGCACGCTCGTGCCGGGCTCCCCGTACGAGCCGCCGCGGCCGCACCCGGCGGCCACGGAGGCCGTCCAGCGCTTCGCGGACGACGAGAGGCTCGAGGAGTCGATCGCCCTGCATTACGCGCAGCGGGAGGCGCTCGAGTCGGAAGGCGCCGAGCGCAAGCGTCTCGGCGGCGCCGTACGTCGCTTCGCGGCGCGCCTCGAGAAGCTGGCCGGGAAGGTCGCGCGCGACCTCGAGCGGACGGCGGAGGGCAGGCGCCTGCAGGACAGCGCGCACGTGCTCCAGGCGAACCTCGGCCGCGTCCCCAAGGGCGCGTCGTCGGTCTCGCTCGAGGACTTCGAGGGCCGCCCGATCGTCGTGCCGCTCGATCCCGCGCGCTCCGCCGTGGAGAACATGACCCGCCTCTTCGAGAAGGCGAAGCGGTTGAAGGGCGCGACGCCGCGCATCGAGGAGCGCGCGCAGCGGATTGCATGGGAGCTCGAGGCGCTCGCGCGCTTCGCGGAAGAGATCGGGCGCGCCGACGGGCCCGCTCTCGAGGCGGTGCGGGTCGAGATCGCGCGGAGCTTCCCGGCCATCGTCCCCGCCTCCCGGACCGCGCGCAGGAAGGACCCCGAGCGATCGCCGTTCCACGAGCTCGCGATCGCGGCGGGCCGCGTCGCCCGCGTCGGCCGCTCGGCGGCGGACAACGACACGCTGACGCTTCGGTTCGCGCGGCCGGACGACCTCTGGCTGCACGTGCGCGGTGGCGCCGGGAGCCACGTCGTCGTCCCGCTCGGCCGGGGCGAGGAGCCGACGCCGGAAATGCTCGTCGACGCGGCGCACCTCGCGGCGTTCTTCTCGAAGTCCAAGGATCGCGAGGACGTCGAGGTGACCTACACGCGACGCAGGTACGTCCAGAAGCCGAAGGGCGCGCCGCCCGGCAGCGTCCGCCTGCTGCGCGAGAAGACGATCTTCCTGCGCATCGAACCCGACCGCCTCGCGCGGCTGCTGGATCGGGAGCCGGGGTAG
- a CDS encoding transposase, whose protein sequence is MLRYLLRPPIAESRLRELPDGNILLTQKTKWSDGTTALVFHPLELLERLAAIIPRPQINLLIYHGVLAPNAHWRSRVVAYGRTDSEEGSDAVHPRPDASDPSQSSDPSPFRPRNYTWAELMRRTFGYDVMACLECGGRMKLIAMIEQPDVIKKILDHLNLPAEPPHAHPARPPPEQLELPELIEPELDEPIDEPAFDC, encoded by the coding sequence ATGCTGCGCTACTTGTTGCGCCCGCCCATTGCCGAGAGCCGCCTGCGCGAGCTGCCGGACGGCAACATCCTCCTCACGCAGAAGACGAAGTGGTCGGACGGCACGACCGCGCTCGTGTTCCACCCGCTCGAACTATTGGAGCGACTCGCGGCGATCATCCCGCGGCCGCAGATCAACCTGCTCATCTATCACGGCGTGCTCGCGCCGAACGCGCACTGGCGCAGCCGCGTCGTCGCCTACGGCCGAACGGACTCCGAGGAAGGTAGTGACGCGGTTCATCCGCGTCCGGACGCGTCCGACCCGTCGCAATCGTCCGACCCGTCGCCGTTCCGCCCCCGCAACTACACGTGGGCCGAGTTGATGCGCCGGACCTTCGGCTACGACGTCATGGCGTGCCTCGAGTGCGGCGGCAGGATGAAGTTGATAGCGATGATCGAGCAGCCGGACGTGATCAAGAAAATCCTCGATCATCTCAACCTGCCGGCTGAGCCGCCGCATGCACACCCCGCTCGTCCGCCGCCGGAACAGCTCGAGCTGCCCGAGCTCATCGAGCCCGAGCTCGACGAACCGATCGACGAACCCGCCTTCGATTGCTGA
- a CDS encoding thiolase family protein — protein sequence MATKLHIEIAGVGRTRAEEKWNWGLVDLAVKAAGCALDESSGTAPTAVVAANALGAALGDQQNLGAFVSSRLGLGDVEAYTVSTDEASGGSALRLAAALIESGQHDAVLAVGAEKTSDTLPDELEMMRATGLDAVREAGFGFGPLVASALGMRRYLDVHGVPRELFYHLAETAHRHAATNPLAFFPWPLGEEQYRRSPVVAAPLTVCDNAPLCDGAAAVLVRRAGASSTGIKLLGSSSVSGTTGIAAAISSLELGASKRSAANALAGAGVRLEDVSLFELHDSSAFLAALSIESIGLAAPGCALRAAAEGAFHLDGRAPMWTFGGLKARGNAPGAAGLYQVAEAVLQLRGVAKRNQVQGARTALVQCLGSLGATAVTHVLG from the coding sequence ATGGCGACGAAGTTGCACATCGAGATCGCGGGGGTCGGGCGGACGCGCGCCGAGGAGAAATGGAACTGGGGGCTCGTCGATCTCGCCGTCAAGGCGGCGGGCTGCGCGCTCGACGAGTCCTCCGGGACCGCGCCGACGGCCGTGGTCGCCGCCAACGCCCTGGGCGCCGCGCTCGGTGACCAGCAGAACCTCGGCGCGTTCGTGAGCTCGCGGCTCGGGCTCGGCGACGTCGAGGCGTACACGGTGTCCACCGACGAGGCGTCCGGCGGATCCGCGCTCCGACTCGCGGCCGCGCTCATCGAGAGCGGCCAGCACGACGCGGTGCTCGCCGTGGGCGCCGAGAAGACCAGCGACACGCTGCCGGACGAGCTCGAGATGATGCGCGCGACCGGGCTCGACGCGGTGCGCGAGGCCGGGTTCGGGTTCGGCCCGCTCGTCGCCTCGGCGCTCGGGATGCGGCGCTACCTCGACGTGCACGGCGTCCCAAGGGAGCTGTTCTACCACCTCGCCGAGACCGCCCACCGGCACGCGGCCACGAACCCGCTCGCCTTCTTCCCGTGGCCGCTCGGCGAGGAGCAGTACCGGCGCTCGCCGGTCGTCGCCGCGCCGCTCACGGTCTGCGACAACGCGCCCTTGTGCGACGGCGCCGCCGCGGTGCTCGTCAGGCGGGCGGGCGCCTCGAGCACCGGGATCAAGCTGCTCGGCTCGTCGTCGGTCTCCGGCACGACGGGGATCGCGGCGGCGATCTCCTCGCTCGAGCTCGGCGCCTCGAAGCGCTCCGCCGCGAACGCCCTCGCCGGCGCCGGCGTACGCCTCGAAGACGTCTCCCTGTTCGAGCTCCACGATTCGAGCGCGTTCCTCGCGGCGCTGTCGATCGAGTCGATCGGGCTCGCCGCGCCCGGGTGCGCGCTTCGCGCCGCGGCGGAGGGCGCGTTCCACCTCGACGGGCGCGCGCCGATGTGGACGTTCGGCGGCCTGAAGGCCCGCGGCAACGCGCCCGGAGCCGCGGGGCTGTACCAGGTCGCGGAGGCCGTGCTGCAGCTGCGCGGCGTCGCGAAGAGGAACCAGGTCCAGGGGGCGCGCACGGCGCTCGTGCAGTGCCTCGGCAGCTTGGGCGCGACGGCAGTGACCCACGTGCTGGGCTAG
- a CDS encoding DnaJ domain-containing protein produces MRDPAFDDYVIKIHEVLDRLDYYRLLGVDRNARIPEVKKAFFAIANKFHPDRNRDADPRIAQAIYDIFKRLNEAYRVLCDHEQRKQYEACVAAGKLRLTFEDRRTAVPRSPEETIQSRDGRQFFIKARDAMKQGNLMQAELHIKMAKSREGENAAIESLAAQIAAAKAEKQRQKAGK; encoded by the coding sequence ATGCGAGATCCGGCTTTCGACGACTACGTCATCAAGATCCACGAGGTGCTCGACAGGCTCGACTACTACCGGCTGCTCGGCGTCGACAGGAACGCGCGCATCCCCGAGGTGAAGAAGGCGTTCTTCGCCATCGCGAACAAGTTCCATCCGGATCGCAACCGCGACGCGGACCCGCGGATCGCGCAGGCGATCTACGACATCTTCAAGCGGCTGAACGAGGCCTACCGCGTGCTGTGCGATCACGAGCAGCGCAAGCAGTACGAGGCGTGCGTCGCCGCCGGGAAGCTCCGGCTCACCTTCGAGGACCGGCGGACCGCGGTGCCGAGATCGCCGGAGGAGACCATCCAGTCCCGCGACGGGCGGCAGTTCTTCATCAAGGCGCGCGACGCGATGAAGCAGGGCAATCTCATGCAAGCCGAGTTGCACATCAAGATGGCGAAGAGCCGCGAGGGTGAGAACGCCGCGATCGAGTCGCTCGCCGCGCAGATCGCCGCGGCCAAGGCCGAGAAGCAGAGGCAGAAGGCCGGGAAGTAG
- a CDS encoding Zn-ribbon domain-containing OB-fold protein yields the protein MQIARSWRQQPTNLRLIGSLCPSCGALDFPERIRCARCGAGGLENHRYSGRGELITFSLVYEAPRGFADQVPYLAALVRLEEGPMIATMLTDVDAEDVVVGMPVTMVTRRISADGDSGPIMYGYKFAPVSEVAP from the coding sequence ATGCAGATCGCGCGCTCGTGGCGACAACAACCGACGAACCTCCGGCTGATCGGCAGCCTGTGCCCGTCGTGCGGCGCGCTCGATTTCCCGGAGCGGATCCGGTGCGCGCGGTGCGGCGCCGGCGGCCTCGAGAACCACCGCTACTCGGGCCGCGGCGAGCTGATCACGTTCTCGCTCGTCTACGAGGCGCCGCGGGGGTTCGCGGATCAGGTGCCGTACCTCGCCGCGCTCGTACGGCTCGAGGAGGGTCCCATGATCGCGACGATGCTCACCGACGTGGATGCGGAGGACGTCGTGGTCGGCATGCCGGTGACCATGGTGACGCGGCGGATCTCGGCGGACGGCGACTCCGGACCCATCATGTACGGCTACAAGTTCGCCCCCGTGAGCGAGGTCGCGCCGTGA
- the mvaD gene encoding diphosphomevalonate decarboxylase translates to MTVRRAAARALANVALVKYFGKRDPALNLPAAGSLSVALEPLETITSIEFDDQLDRDAVALGGSPADPAFAARVSAFLDLVRALVGCTAAARVATQNGFPTGAGLASSASGFAALALAATRALGLDLDGPALSALARRGSGSAARSIPGGFAAWDAGTRADGADSFAREIAGPQDLELRIVVGVTDPAPKALGSTAAMERTRATSPYYAAWIDAARGDLVDALAAVAARDLERLGEIAERSALAMHGAALAARPGIAFWNGATIDALHCVRALRTRGRLAFFTCDAGPQPKALCAAADEEAVAAAFAELPGVRAVIRCRPGAGAATIPCP, encoded by the coding sequence ATGACCGTCCGGCGCGCCGCGGCCAGGGCGCTCGCCAACGTCGCGCTCGTGAAGTACTTCGGGAAGCGCGATCCCGCGCTCAACCTGCCGGCGGCCGGGAGCCTCTCCGTCGCGCTCGAGCCGCTCGAGACGATCACGTCGATCGAGTTCGACGATCAGCTCGACCGCGACGCCGTCGCGCTCGGCGGATCACCCGCGGATCCCGCGTTCGCGGCCCGCGTCAGCGCGTTCCTCGATCTCGTCCGCGCGCTCGTCGGTTGCACGGCGGCCGCGCGCGTCGCGACGCAGAACGGCTTCCCGACCGGGGCGGGTCTCGCCTCGTCCGCCTCGGGTTTCGCGGCGCTCGCCCTCGCGGCGACCCGCGCGCTCGGCCTCGACCTCGACGGCCCCGCGTTGAGCGCCCTCGCCCGTCGCGGCTCCGGATCGGCCGCGCGCTCGATCCCGGGGGGGTTCGCCGCGTGGGACGCCGGCACGCGCGCTGACGGCGCGGACTCGTTCGCCCGGGAGATCGCGGGCCCGCAGGATCTCGAGCTGAGGATCGTCGTCGGCGTGACCGATCCCGCCCCCAAGGCGCTCGGATCGACCGCGGCGATGGAGCGGACGCGCGCGACGTCGCCCTACTACGCGGCTTGGATCGATGCCGCGCGCGGCGATCTCGTCGACGCTCTCGCCGCGGTCGCGGCCCGTGATCTCGAGCGGCTCGGGGAGATCGCGGAGCGGAGCGCCCTCGCCATGCACGGCGCGGCGCTCGCCGCGAGGCCGGGCATCGCGTTCTGGAACGGCGCGACGATCGACGCGCTGCACTGCGTCCGCGCGCTGCGCACCCGGGGACGCCTCGCCTTCTTCACCTGCGACGCCGGCCCGCAGCCCAAGGCGCTGTGCGCGGCCGCGGACGAGGAGGCCGTCGCCGCAGCGTTCGCCGAGCTCCCGGGGGTGCGGGCGGTGATCCGCTGTCGTCCGGGCGCGGGCGCGGCGACGATCCCATGTCCCTGA